Proteins from one Pontibacter korlensis genomic window:
- a CDS encoding DUF4175 family protein, protein MADISSGIIVYCRKMDCRQAQQSISMAVEQSIHILQRIRSRYVQAKLWLYALHALAAGAIGIAILYRWQFEVPFLAGVAVAILTGAILYFGLRWKRINSTNLQQVTRHLNRQYPQLEDSTELLLQEPQNLLQRLQQQKIATILQELHPEKVYTLPKTATYTALGLALVLSVGILYLPAAPLQAYESPENVSIDFPDAPPVAADTVAQIKSIDITITPPRYTGKQAYKADKPNLRVEEGATITWNIRTSKPAQLQLELSEQQPQAFKKVQGRYTFSRSFTEPGLYTINLNGQKSAFYTLEIIPDEAPAIQISKPKEYTEIRLGEQQRVTLEAQLTDDYGIREANMIATVAKGTGEAVKFREEKIKLNLSGNNRNYSIRQALDLQKLGMSFGDELYFYLQAWDKHRGYTRSETYFVQIEDTTIVEADFDMTAGVNPVPEYFRSQRQIIIDTEKLIKEQKSISRVEFEERSNNIGVDQKLLRLRYGKFLGEEFESGIGPGGGIPEGAEGHEEAEHFEGDGHDHPEFKDQNNAEALMDPYMHKHDQEGEATIFEPAVKAKLKGALAQMWEAELRLRTHKPKEALPFEYKALRMLKDVQQSQRAYVAKTGFEAPPLKEPELRLKGELNKITPLSERNEIEQKQELPHIRAALSWLAEYKQTGKYKPVDARVLEQAGQELAEQALAKSGKNLRTLQELRQLISEMQAGEKLCSSCLLAAEQAFVELLPPAKQSPQPQQVVRSKLAQEYMERLK, encoded by the coding sequence ACATGCTTTGGCCGCTGGGGCGATAGGCATAGCCATCCTGTACCGCTGGCAGTTTGAGGTGCCTTTTTTGGCAGGCGTGGCAGTGGCTATACTTACCGGAGCAATTTTATACTTTGGGTTACGCTGGAAGCGCATCAACAGCACAAACCTACAGCAGGTAACTCGCCACCTGAACCGCCAGTACCCTCAGCTGGAGGACAGTACCGAACTCTTGCTACAGGAGCCACAGAACCTGCTGCAGCGGCTACAGCAGCAAAAAATAGCAACCATACTACAGGAGCTTCACCCGGAGAAGGTCTATACTCTACCTAAGACCGCTACCTATACTGCGCTAGGGCTGGCGCTGGTGCTTTCTGTCGGTATTTTATACTTGCCGGCTGCTCCCCTGCAGGCGTATGAGAGCCCTGAAAACGTCAGCATTGATTTCCCAGATGCACCACCTGTCGCAGCCGATACTGTGGCCCAGATTAAAAGTATAGATATTACCATTACGCCGCCTCGTTATACAGGTAAGCAAGCTTATAAAGCTGACAAACCAAATCTGCGTGTAGAAGAAGGAGCAACTATCACTTGGAACATCCGCACTAGCAAGCCTGCACAGTTACAGCTGGAGCTGAGTGAGCAGCAACCGCAGGCTTTCAAAAAGGTGCAGGGGCGTTATACTTTCTCGCGTAGTTTCACAGAGCCTGGCCTCTATACAATTAACCTGAACGGGCAGAAGTCAGCTTTTTATACTTTAGAAATCATCCCCGATGAGGCGCCTGCCATTCAGATCAGCAAACCGAAAGAATATACAGAGATCAGGTTAGGCGAACAGCAACGGGTAACACTGGAGGCACAACTTACAGACGACTACGGCATCCGAGAGGCAAACATGATAGCTACAGTGGCAAAAGGCACGGGCGAAGCGGTAAAGTTTCGGGAAGAAAAAATCAAGCTGAACCTGAGCGGTAACAACCGCAACTACAGCATCAGACAGGCACTGGACTTGCAAAAGCTAGGCATGAGCTTTGGCGATGAACTGTACTTCTACCTGCAGGCCTGGGATAAGCACCGCGGCTACACTCGCTCCGAAACATATTTCGTGCAAATAGAGGACACTACCATTGTAGAGGCAGATTTTGACATGACGGCCGGCGTGAATCCGGTACCAGAATATTTCCGCAGCCAGCGCCAGATCATCATCGACACCGAAAAACTGATAAAAGAGCAGAAAAGCATCAGCCGAGTAGAGTTTGAGGAGCGTTCCAACAACATCGGGGTGGACCAGAAGTTGCTGCGCCTGCGCTACGGTAAGTTTCTGGGGGAGGAGTTTGAAAGCGGTATCGGTCCGGGAGGTGGCATACCGGAGGGAGCCGAAGGACATGAGGAGGCAGAACATTTCGAAGGTGATGGCCACGACCATCCGGAGTTTAAAGACCAGAACAATGCCGAAGCTTTGATGGACCCATACATGCATAAGCACGACCAGGAAGGTGAGGCCACTATTTTTGAGCCTGCCGTTAAAGCTAAGTTAAAAGGAGCTTTAGCCCAGATGTGGGAAGCAGAGCTTCGGCTGCGCACGCACAAACCTAAAGAGGCGCTTCCGTTTGAGTATAAGGCCCTGCGGATGCTGAAAGATGTGCAGCAGTCGCAGCGGGCTTATGTGGCCAAAACAGGTTTTGAAGCGCCACCTCTTAAAGAACCAGAGCTCCGCCTGAAGGGAGAGCTGAACAAGATAACGCCGTTGAGCGAGCGTAACGAAATAGAGCAGAAGCAGGAGCTTCCGCACATACGCGCCGCCTTAAGTTGGCTTGCAGAGTATAAGCAGACCGGAAAGTATAAACCAGTAGATGCACGGGTACTGGAGCAGGCAGGACAGGAGCTGGCGGAGCAGGCGCTTGCTAAATCAGGAAAAAATCTGCGGACTTTACAGGAGCTGCGACAGTTGATTTCTGAGATGCAAGCAGGCGAAAAGCTCTGCTCCTCCTGCTTGCTGGCAGCGGAGCAGGCGTTTGTAGAGCTGCTGCCACCGGCAAAGCAGTCGCCGCAGCCGCAGCAGGTGGTAAGAAGTAAACTAGCGCAGGAGTATATGGAGCGGCTGAAATGA